A window of Notolabrus celidotus isolate fNotCel1 chromosome 11, fNotCel1.pri, whole genome shotgun sequence contains these coding sequences:
- the g6pd gene encoding glucose-6-phosphate 1-dehydrogenase isoform X2, with the protein MANIPLSRSEVFGELRKELHEDEKFHQSDAHIFIIMGASGDLAKKKIYPTLWWLFRDGLLPEQTYFVGFARSDLTVDAIRAACMPYLKVMDTEAERLSAFFSRNTYISGKYADEASFSKLNTHILSLPGGPEANRLFYLALPPTVYHDVTRNIKLCCMSAKGWTRVIVEKPFGHDLQSSEELSAHLSSLFTEDQIYRIDHYLGKEMVQNLMVLRFGNRIFGPIWNRDSVACVVLTFKEPFGTQGRGGYFDDFGIIRDVMQNHLLQMLCLVAMEKPASTSSDDVRDEKVKVLKCIAPASMSDVVLGQYVGDPEGEGDAKLGYLDDPTVPKGSTQATFTTAVLYVHNERWDGVPFILRCGKALNERKAEVRLQFTDVPGDIFGNTCRRNELVVRVQPNEAVYAKMMSKKPGVFFSPEETELDLTYKSRYKDVKLPDAYERLILDVFCGSQMHFVRSDELREAWRIFTPLLHHIEREKPKPIPYKYGSRGPTEADDLAKRVGFRYEGTYRWVNPHRL; encoded by the exons ATGGCCAACATCCCCCTCTCACGCTCTGAGGTATTTGGGGAGCTGAGGAAGGAGCTGCATGAAGATGAGAAGTTCCACCAGTCAGATGCccacatcttcatcatcatgggAGCATCG GGGGATCTGGCTAAGAAGAAAATCTACCCAACTCTGTG GTGGCTGTTCAGAGATGGTCTCCTCCCCGAGCAGACGTATTTCGTGGGCTTTGCTCGCTCGGACTTGACTGTTGACGCCATTCGAGCTGCTTGCATGCCCTACCTGAAG GTGATGGACACAGAAGCAGAGCGGTTGTCTGCCTTCTTCAGCAGGAACACGTACATCAGCGGGAAATATGCGGATGAGGCTTCTTTCTCCAAACtcaacacacacatcctgtctcTGCCCGGAGGACCCGAGGCAAACCGCCTCTTCTACCTGGCTCTGCCGCCCACCGTGTACCACGATGTTACCAGGAACATAAAGCTCTGTTGTATGAGCGCAAA AGGCTGGACCAGAGTGATCGTAGAGAAGCCGTTTGGACATGATCTTCAGAGCTCTGAAGAGCTGTCCGctcacctctcctccctcttcactGAGGATCAGATCTACCGAATCGATCACTATCTGGGCAAGGAAATGGTGCAAAACCTCATGGTGCTCAG GTTTGGGAACCGCATCTTTGGTCCGATCTGGAACAGGGACAGTGTGGCCTGCGTCGTTCTCACCTTCAAAGAGCCGTTTGGCACTCAGGGGCGAGGAGGCTACTTTGATGATTTTGGCATCATTCG CGACGTCATGCAGAACCACTTGCTCCAGATGCTCTGCCTGGTTGCCATGGAGAAACCAGCATCAACCAGCTCGGATGATGTCAGGGACGAAAAG GTGAAGGTGCTGAAGTGCATCGCCCCAGCGTCTATGTCAGACGTGGTGCTGGGTCAGTATGTGGGGGATCCAGAGGGTGAAGGAGATGCCAAGCTGGGTTATCTAGATGATCCTACAGTTCCTAAAGGGTCCACTCAGGCCACCTTCACCACGGCTGTGCTCTATGTGCACAATGAACGCTGGGATG GTGTTCCTTTCATCCTCCGCTGTGGAAAAGCTCTGAATGAGAGGAAGGCTGAGGTGCGGCTGCAGTTCACAGATGTCCCAGGGGACATTTTTGGAAACACATGTCGCAGGAATGAGCTTGTGGTGCGTGTGCAGCCCAATGAGGCTGTCTACGCCAAGATGATGAGCAAGAAGCCCGGCGTTTTCTTTAGCCCTGAGGAAACTGAACTTGACCTCACCTACAAAAGTAGATACAAG GACGTGAAGCTCCCAGACGCCTACGAACGCCTCATTCTTGACGTCTTCTGTGGGAGTCAGATGCACTTTGTTCGCAG TGATGAACTAAGGGAAGCATGGAGGATCttcactcctcttcttcatcatatAGAGCGAGAGAAGCCCAAGCCCATTCCTTACAAATACGGAAG ccGTGGCCCAACTGAAGCTGACGACCTCGCAAAGAGGGTTGGATTCCGCTATGAAGGCACTTATAGATGGGTCAACCCTCACAGACTGTGA
- the LOC117821682 gene encoding polypeptide N-acetylgalactosaminyltransferase 6-like, which translates to MRIFFCRLSFTTKVVVSFIVVFLFILYNIKYSAFGQPSTSPVAGVVRLRGTTVLPLVRLSGPNCRHGVYTKEELKPHLQRPRQDPMAPGAHGKPLVSQNLTHEEQREKSQGFIKTQFNQFASDRISLHRDLGQDTRHPDCLEQKFLRCPGLPSTSVIIVFYNEAWSTLLRTVYSVLHTAPADLLKEILLVDDASTDDHLQTRLDDYVQQLKIVHVLRQGERKGLTAARLLGAKSAQGDVLTFLDSHCECFPGWLEPLLARIAEQPTAVVSPHITTIDLYNLKFNKPVPKAHRIRGNFDWRLKFGWENIPKEERKQRKKETYPVRTPTFAGGLFSVSKSYFEHIGTYDDQMEYWGGENLEMSFRVWQCGGQLEIIPCSVVGHIFRQHSPHTYPNKSTVITRNLVRLAEVWMDDYKWVYYRKNKKADLIFTEKSFGDVTERHELRKRLKCKSFSWYLNNIYPEAYVPDIWPVIDGQLKNIGSDCWLDAAITNDNWRQVRKFECSSEGEAQYFEYTSQQEVRLSLTIDLCLHATPGRNMASVQRCQLKGKGTEVAPEQMWIYTKKKQLRNPSSGKCLSVSYRRVTVTTCDPAKLNQRWVFI; encoded by the exons ATGCGCATATTTTTCTGTCGACTCAGCTTTACCACAAAGGTTGTTGTTTCCTTCATTGTGGTTTTTCTATTCATACTTTACAACATCAAATACTCTGCATTTGGACAACCATCAACCTCACCTGTGGCGGGTGTGGTGAGACTCAGAGGGACCACCGTCCTTCCTCTTGTCCGGTTATCAGGTCCCAACTGTAGACATGGTGTTTACACCAAGGAGGAGCTTAAGCCTCACCTTCAGAGGCCTCGCCAAGATCCCATGGCACCAGGCGCACATGGCAAACCCCTTGTATCACAAAACCTGACccatgaagagcagagagagaaatccCAAGGATTTATTAAAACCCAGTTCAACCAGTTTGCCAGTGATCGCATCTCCCTACACCGTGATCTGGGTCAAGATACAAGGCACCCTGA CTGCTTGGAACAGAAGTTTCTGCGTTGTCCCGGCCTTCCTTCCACAAGTGTGATCATAGTGTTCTACAATGAGGCCTGGTCCACCCTGCTGAGGACGGTCTACAGTGTCTTACACACAGCTCCTGCAGATCTGCTCAAAGAGATCTTACTGGTGGATGACGCCAGCACTGATG ATCATCTTCAGACTCGCCTGGATGATTATGTGCAACAGCTGAAGATAGTGCATGTTCTGCGACAGGGGGAGAGGAAAGGCTTAACTGCAGCCCGTCTGTTGGGAGCCAAATCTGCCCAAGGAGATGTCCTCACTTTCCTGGATTCCCACT GTGAATGCTTCCCAGGATGGCTGGAGCCACTTCTAGCTCGGATAGCAGAGCAGCCTACTGCTGTGGTGAGCCCACATATCACCACTATTGACTTATACAACCTTAAATTCAATAAGCCTGTCCCAAAAGCTCATAGAATACGAGGAAACTTTGACTGGAGGCTTAAGTTTGGATGGGAGAACATtcctaaagaggagaggaagcaaaggaagaaagagacttATCCTGTCAG AACTCCTACTTTTGCTGGTGGGCTCTTCTCTGTATCTAAATCATACTTTGAGCATATTGGGACTTATGATGATCAGATGGAGTACTGGGGAGGTGAGAACCTGGAAATGTCCTTCAGG GTCTGGCAGTGTGGAGGCCAGTTAGAGATTATTCCTTGTTCAGTTGTAGGACACATTTTCCGCCAACACAGCCCCCACACCTACCCCAACAAGAGCACTGTGATCACCCGCAACCTGGTGCGGCTGGCTGAGGTCTGGATGGATGACTACAAATGGGTGTACTATCGTAAAAACAAGAAGGCAGATTTGATTTTTACTGAG AAATCTTTTGGCGATGTTACCGAACGTCATGAACTCAGAAAGAGATTAAAGTGCAAGAGCTTCTCTTGGTACCTTAACAACATTTATCCAGAGGCCTATGTCCCTGACATCTGGCCAGTTATAGATGGACAG CTGAAAAACATCGGATCGGATTGCTGGCTGGATGCAGCAATTACAAATGATAATTGGAGGCAGGTTCGGAAGTTTGAATGTAGCAGTGAAGGTGAAGCACAG TATTTTGAATACACATCACAGCAAGAGGTACGGCTCAGCCTTACCATTGATTTGTGTCTGCATGCAACCCCTGGAAGAAATATGGCGTCTGTTCAACGCTGCCAACTGAAGGGGAAAGGAACCGAAGTTGCACCTGAGCAAATGTGGATCTACACAAAG AAAAAACAACTGAGGAACCCATCATCAGGAAAGTGTTTGAGCGTCTCATACAGAAGAGTGACTGTGACCACCTGCGACCCAGCCAAACTGAACCAAAGATGGGTTTTCATCTGA
- the g6pd gene encoding glucose-6-phosphate 1-dehydrogenase isoform X1, translating into MGSRASAEKMANIPLSRSEVFGELRKELHEDEKFHQSDAHIFIIMGASGDLAKKKIYPTLWWLFRDGLLPEQTYFVGFARSDLTVDAIRAACMPYLKVMDTEAERLSAFFSRNTYISGKYADEASFSKLNTHILSLPGGPEANRLFYLALPPTVYHDVTRNIKLCCMSAKGWTRVIVEKPFGHDLQSSEELSAHLSSLFTEDQIYRIDHYLGKEMVQNLMVLRFGNRIFGPIWNRDSVACVVLTFKEPFGTQGRGGYFDDFGIIRDVMQNHLLQMLCLVAMEKPASTSSDDVRDEKVKVLKCIAPASMSDVVLGQYVGDPEGEGDAKLGYLDDPTVPKGSTQATFTTAVLYVHNERWDGVPFILRCGKALNERKAEVRLQFTDVPGDIFGNTCRRNELVVRVQPNEAVYAKMMSKKPGVFFSPEETELDLTYKSRYKDVKLPDAYERLILDVFCGSQMHFVRSDELREAWRIFTPLLHHIEREKPKPIPYKYGSRGPTEADDLAKRVGFRYEGTYRWVNPHRL; encoded by the exons ATGGGAAGTCGAGCGAGCGCTG AAAAAATGGCCAACATCCCCCTCTCACGCTCTGAGGTATTTGGGGAGCTGAGGAAGGAGCTGCATGAAGATGAGAAGTTCCACCAGTCAGATGCccacatcttcatcatcatgggAGCATCG GGGGATCTGGCTAAGAAGAAAATCTACCCAACTCTGTG GTGGCTGTTCAGAGATGGTCTCCTCCCCGAGCAGACGTATTTCGTGGGCTTTGCTCGCTCGGACTTGACTGTTGACGCCATTCGAGCTGCTTGCATGCCCTACCTGAAG GTGATGGACACAGAAGCAGAGCGGTTGTCTGCCTTCTTCAGCAGGAACACGTACATCAGCGGGAAATATGCGGATGAGGCTTCTTTCTCCAAACtcaacacacacatcctgtctcTGCCCGGAGGACCCGAGGCAAACCGCCTCTTCTACCTGGCTCTGCCGCCCACCGTGTACCACGATGTTACCAGGAACATAAAGCTCTGTTGTATGAGCGCAAA AGGCTGGACCAGAGTGATCGTAGAGAAGCCGTTTGGACATGATCTTCAGAGCTCTGAAGAGCTGTCCGctcacctctcctccctcttcactGAGGATCAGATCTACCGAATCGATCACTATCTGGGCAAGGAAATGGTGCAAAACCTCATGGTGCTCAG GTTTGGGAACCGCATCTTTGGTCCGATCTGGAACAGGGACAGTGTGGCCTGCGTCGTTCTCACCTTCAAAGAGCCGTTTGGCACTCAGGGGCGAGGAGGCTACTTTGATGATTTTGGCATCATTCG CGACGTCATGCAGAACCACTTGCTCCAGATGCTCTGCCTGGTTGCCATGGAGAAACCAGCATCAACCAGCTCGGATGATGTCAGGGACGAAAAG GTGAAGGTGCTGAAGTGCATCGCCCCAGCGTCTATGTCAGACGTGGTGCTGGGTCAGTATGTGGGGGATCCAGAGGGTGAAGGAGATGCCAAGCTGGGTTATCTAGATGATCCTACAGTTCCTAAAGGGTCCACTCAGGCCACCTTCACCACGGCTGTGCTCTATGTGCACAATGAACGCTGGGATG GTGTTCCTTTCATCCTCCGCTGTGGAAAAGCTCTGAATGAGAGGAAGGCTGAGGTGCGGCTGCAGTTCACAGATGTCCCAGGGGACATTTTTGGAAACACATGTCGCAGGAATGAGCTTGTGGTGCGTGTGCAGCCCAATGAGGCTGTCTACGCCAAGATGATGAGCAAGAAGCCCGGCGTTTTCTTTAGCCCTGAGGAAACTGAACTTGACCTCACCTACAAAAGTAGATACAAG GACGTGAAGCTCCCAGACGCCTACGAACGCCTCATTCTTGACGTCTTCTGTGGGAGTCAGATGCACTTTGTTCGCAG TGATGAACTAAGGGAAGCATGGAGGATCttcactcctcttcttcatcatatAGAGCGAGAGAAGCCCAAGCCCATTCCTTACAAATACGGAAG ccGTGGCCCAACTGAAGCTGACGACCTCGCAAAGAGGGTTGGATTCCGCTATGAAGGCACTTATAGATGGGTCAACCCTCACAGACTGTGA
- the LOC117820864 gene encoding glycerol-3-phosphate dehydrogenase [NAD(+)], cytoplasmic has translation MAAPKKVCIIGSGNWGSAIAKIVGANAVQKSTFDSTVKMWVFEETVNGRKLTEIINTDHENVKYLPGHKLPTNVLAVPDLVEASSDADILVFVIPHQFVARVCDTIKGKIKSDAIGISLIKGVDEGPDGLKLISDVIQEKLGITMSVLMGANIANEVADEKFCETTIGCKNKNHGALLKELMQTNNFRVTVVEEYDVVEICGALKNIVAVGAGFCDGLGFGDNTKAAVIRLGLMEMIAFARIFCTAGPVSSATFLESCGVADLITTCYGGRNRKVAEAFVKTGKSIEELEKEMLNGQKLQGPATAAEVYLILKHKNLIDKFPLFNAVYQICYQGHPVTEFISCLQNHPEHM, from the exons ATGGCAGCTCCCAAGAAAGTCTGCATCATTGGCTCTGGAAATTG GGGTTCTGCCATTGCCAAGATAGTTGGTGCCAATGCTGTTCAAAAGTCAACGTTTGACAGCACTGTCAAAATGTGGGTGTTTGAGGAGACGGTGAACGGGCGCAAACTGACTGAAATAATCAACACTGACCATGAAAATGTGAAGTACCTCCCTGGGCACAAACTACCAACCAATGTG CTGGCTGTCCCAGACCTGGTTGAGGCCTCCAGTGATGCAGACATTCTAGTGTTTGTGATTCCACACCAGTTTGTTGCAAGAGTGTGCGACACCATTAAGGGCAAGATAAAGAGTGACGCCATCGGAATATCTCTTATCAAG gGAGTGGATGAGGGGCCAGATGGACTGAAACTTATCTCAGATGTGATCCAGGAGAAACTCGGTATCACCATGAGTGTGCTGATGGGGGCCAACATTGCCAATGAGGTTGCTGACGAGAAGTTTTGTGAGACCACCATTG GATGTAAGAATAAAAACCACGGGGCTCTTCTAAAGGAACTCATGCAGACCAACAACTTTAGAGTAACTGTAGTAGAAGAGTACGATGTAGTGGAAATCTGTGGAGCCTTAAAG AACATTGTTGCAGTTGGGGCAGGTTTCTGTGACGGTCTGGGCTTTGGGGACAACACCAAGGCAGCAGTGATCAGGCTGGGCCTGATGGAGATGATCGCCTTTGCCCGCATTTTCTGCACAGCCGGGCCTGTGTCTTCTGCAACATTCCTGGAGAGCTGTGGCGTGGCTGACCTCATTACAACCTGCTACGGTGGACGCAACCGCAAAGTAGCAGAAGCTTTTGTGAAGACGGGAAAG TCCATTGAAGAGCTAGAGAAAGAGATGCTGAACGGTCAGAAGCTGCAGGGACCAGCAACAGCAGCTGAGGTCTATCTCATCCTCAAGCACAAAAACCTAATTGACAA gtTCCCACTGTTCAATGCCGTGTATCAGATCTGCTATCAGGGCCATCCTGTCACAGAGTTCATAAGCTGTTTGCAGAATCATCCGGAACACATGTAA